In the genome of Candidatus Zixiibacteriota bacterium, the window AATTGAATAAGGATAAACCCCCACCCCGTAATTCACCGCTGCCGCAAAGGTCCCGTTGCCGTTGTTTTTCAAAATCGAGACACTGTTGGAAGAATAATTCGCGACGGCCAGATCAGGTTTCCCGTCCCCGTCAAAGTCGGCGGAAGTAACTGACTGGGGTTCGCTCCCCACCCCGTAATTCACCGCTGACGCAAAGGACCCGTCGCCGCTGTTTTTCAGGATCGAGACACTTCCGAACAAAGAGGAATTCGCGGTTGCCAGATCAGGTTTCCCGTCACCGTCAAAGTCGGCGGAAGTAACTGAAGTAGGACGATCCCCCACCCCGTAACTGACCGCTGCCGCAAAGGTCCCGTTGCCGTTGTTTTTCAAAATCGAGACAGTGTTCGAACCCCAGTTCGCGACCGCCAGATCAGGTTTCCCGTCACCGTCAAAATCGGCGGAAGTAACTGACCAAGGACCACTCCCCACCTCGTAATTGACCGCTGCCGCAAAGGTCCCGTTGCCGTTGTTTTTCAGGATCGAGACAGTGTTGGAAAACTCGTTTGCGACCGCCAGATCAGGTTTCCCGTCCCCGTCAAAGTCGGCGGAAGTAACTGAATAAGGAGAGCTTCCCACTTGATAGTCTATGCGGGTGTCAAAAAGGGGTTCAAAGGCAGTCGAAGAACTCGGGAGCAAGCCGTATAGAAGAAGTGATGTTAGCATTAGAATACGATTCATAGATTTCCCTCGATCTCTCTCAAAGATTTAACAGCGCGTGTGTGCGACTATCTGCAGAAAGGTAAACGATTTTGGGGATATGTCAAGGGGGATTATGGTAGCAGGACGAACTGAGTATAGTGTGGTGTCGGGCGCCCCATGCTGGGGATGCTATCCCTCGCCCGACACTCCTCGCAACGACGTACTGCGGAATGACTGCTTATATCTTGTACCACACTCCCGACATTCGTCGGGAGTGTGTGATCTTTATCTTGGCGAATATCGGACGTCAGTCCGCCGCGGCGGACTGACCTACCAAATATCAGAAAAGATGGATTCTCCGCCTTCGGCGGACTGGAATGACAGTATGGGGAGAACTGAGATTGCCACGTCACTCCTAAGAAGTCGCTCCTCGCAACGACTCATCCGAAGTCTGTTCGCAACAGCCGGGATGCCCGCCTCTAAAAATCTGCACCGAATGAGAA includes:
- a CDS encoding VCBS repeat-containing protein; amino-acid sequence: MNRILMLTSLLLYGLLPSSSTAFEPLFDTRIDYQVGSSPYSVTSADFDGDGKPDLAVANEFSNTVSILKNNGNGTFAAAVNYEVGSGPWSVTSADFDGDGKPDLAVANWGSNTVSILKNNGNGTFAAAVSYGVGDRPTSVTSADFDGDGKPDLATANSSLFGSVSILKNSGDGSFASAVNYGVGSEPQSVTSADFDGDGKPDLAVANYSSNSVSILKNNGNGTFAAAVNYGVGVYPYSI